One Takifugu rubripes chromosome 19, fTakRub1.2, whole genome shotgun sequence genomic window carries:
- the LOC101069316 gene encoding glutamine-rich protein 1 isoform X2, with amino-acid sequence MNDQESGVVSFDEYVRQKARTVPQHKMKEFLESLAKGPEVLQEFSQQEVAVTPTSTSASMVYQQQGANCIYTDSTEVAGSLLELACPVQVTSTDISTHLSAQQEAEQQLQVQIEDQGQAGAQVLQVASTSQQDLQGISTVQFVQQEDLTEEQQQQIQAQLVAAVAGGQQIQLTNGQQIQLQGSQHIQLPGGQHIQLLGGQQIQLPGGQQIQIQTIEAASPSQQQDSLGEADRRLATVLQPAKKRKVDVPLAVSYAIQQGQQVATVLAIPQGQQQSYVSLQPDLLTVDSTQLYSTTGTITGPGGETWTIPVYSTPQQQGVTHITIPQETYSTLQVTTTNGKDKISPCSSSRAEDQHGTTGAQEEVVQTLFPAQFMNGNIHIPVAVQTVGGTYNTPQSVHIWDPNQQQALVEDEQGQQLHLQGHIEAKAQAEPPAEILVPDCLKPEEGLEVWCLWARRKNEELEQQGNTKLAPIGRRQPLRFQEDLVSSAVAELNLGLSLMTQEARGLDEQPFSSDVLYYVFLCIQKYLSENGRVDDIFADPYYVPFCESLHKILDGWKPGVSPMGHIIPSHVTEEMLWECKQLGAHSPATLLTTLMYFNTKYFRLTTPEQHLKVAFTKVLRHTRKNPTNAKDKTTSIRLLKGQHGAGQKGTDDMYDEQAEDLENPLRCPIKLYDYYLFKCPQSIKGRNDAYYMMPETVVAPNSPMWYSSQPLTSQQVEQMLSRIIAVREIQEIIHSGPVN; translated from the exons ATGAATGACCAGGAGAGCGGGGTGGTGTCTTTTGATGAGTATGTGCGGCAAAAGGCGCGCACTGTACCTCAGCACAAGATGAAGGAGTTCCTGGAGTCCCTGGCCAAAGGCCCCGAGGTGCTGCAGGAGTTCAGTCAGCAGGAAGTAGCGGTCACTCCCACTTCTACCAGTGCGTCCATGGTGTACCAGCAGCAAGGTGCAAACTGCATCTACACTGACAGCACTGAAGTGGCCGGCTCCCTCCTTGAGTTGGCTTGTCCC GTACAGGTGACCTCCACTGACATTTCAACACATCTGTCTGCACAGCAGGAGGCCGAACAGCAGCTTCAAGTGCAG ATTGAGGACCAAGGTCAAGCAGGTGCACAAGTTCTTCAGGTAGCCTCAACTTCTCAGCAGGACTTGCAGGGAATTTCAACAGTCCAGTTTGTCCAGCAGGAAGATCtcactgaagagcagcagcagcag ATCCAGGCGCAGTTGGTTGCGGCTGTAGCTGGCGGGCAACAAATCCAGTTGACAAATGGCCAACAAATCCAGTTACAAGGGTCGCAGCACATTCAGCTGCCAGGGGGCCAGCACATTCAGCTGCTGGGTGGACAGCAGATCCAGTTACCAGGGGGGCAGCAGATCCAAATCCAAACCATAGAGGCCGCATCTCCTTCACAGCAGCAAGACTCTCTCGGGGAGGCAGACAGGAGATTGGCTACTGTCCTCCAACCTGCCAAGAAACGCAAAGTGGACGTCCCGCTGGCTGTGTCATATGCCATTCAACAGGGCCAGCAGGTGGCCACAGTTCTAGCCATTCCCCAAGGCCAGCAGCAGAGTTATGTGTCCCTGCAGCCAGATTTGCTCACCGTGGACAGCACTCAGTTGTACAGCACTACAGGCACGATCACAGGTCCCGGCGGCGAAACATGGACCATCCCCGTGTACTCCACGCCACAGCAGCAGGGTGTAACGCACATCACTATACCACAGGAGACCTACAGCACGTTGCAGGTTACCACCACCAACGGCAAAGACAAAATAtccccctgctcctcttcaAGAGCTGAAGATCAGCATGGGACCACGGGGGCGCAGGAAGAGGTAGTTCAGACCCTGTTCCCGGCACAGTTCATGAACGGGAATATCCACATCCCAGTGGCAGTGCAGACTGTTGGAGGGACTTACAACACTCCACAATCTGTGCACATATGGGACCCGAATCAGCAGCAAGCCTTGGTGGAGGACGAGCAGGGGCAGCAACTCCACCTGCAG GGCCACATAGAGGCGAAGGCTCAAGCTGAACCACCTGCAGAAATCCTGGTTCCTGACTGTTTGAAGCCAGAGGAAGGCCTGGAGGTCTGGTGCTTGTGGGCCAGGAGAAAAAACGAGGAGCTGGAACAGCAGGGGAATACCAAGCTGGCTCCTATAGGAC GCCGTCAGCCCCTGCGTTTTCAAGAAGACTTGGTGTCCAGCGCCGTGGCGGAGCTGAACCTGGGTCTCTCCCTGATGACGCAGGAGGCACGGGGCTTAGATGAGCAGCCGTTTTCGTCAGACGTGCTCTATTATGTTTTCTTGTGTATACAAAAG TATCTCAGCGAAAATGGACGTGTGGACGACATCTTCGCTGATCCTTATTACGTTCCGTTCTGTGAGTCCTTACACAAGATTCTAGACGGGTGGAAGCCCGGCGTCAGCCCAATGG GGCACATAATTCCCAGTCACGTGACAGAGGAGATGCTGTGGGAGTGTAAACAGCTGGGTGCTCATTCTCCAGCCACGTTGCTCACCACCCTCATGTACTTCAATACAAA ATATTTCCGGTTGACGACCCCCGAGCAACACCTGAAAGTAGCTTTCACCAAGGTCCTGAGGCACACAAGGAAGAACCCCACTAATGCCAAGGACAAAACCACCAGCATCCGCCTCCTCAAAGGTCAACATGGCGCAGGACAGAAAG GAACGGATGACATGTATGATGAGCAGGCAGAAGATCTGGAAAATCCTCTTCGCTGCCCGATTAAACTTTATGACTATTATCTCTTTAAATG CCCTCAAAGCATCAAGGGACGCAACGATGCTTACTACATGATGCCAGAGACTGTGGTGGCGCCCAACAGCCCCATGTGGTACTCGTCTCAGCCTCTCACAAGTcagcaggtggagcagatgCTCTCTCGCATCATCGCGGTGCGAGAGATCCAGGAGATCATCCACTCTGGTCCAGTAAACTAG
- the LOC105417822 gene encoding uncharacterized protein isoform X2 — MKNIVADMKLTDGVLRSFRVARTYRKNLSKVNCVDFSQNGENAVTSSEDDCIVLYDLLEGKPTGTLFSKKYGVDLIRYPHGDLETVVYSSNKLDDTIRYLSLTDNKYIRYFPGHTASVTALSMSPVDATFLSSSFDMTVRFWDLRSQNCQGLTSTQGKPICSFDPEGLIFAAGVESNAVDLYDLRAYDKGPFAHFETKFTRVCDWTRITFSNDGKQILISTNGGEIRVLSAFSGAVLHTFSGYNNSKRLSLEACFTPDSQFVMIGSEDGRVHVWSTENGMKVAVLDGKHPGPISSLQFNPRYMTFVSACTSTLVLDWYREPEQSWDKDYDAFLLPLLTPQEPCYILYRLDSKNPQGYEWIFLAWSPDQSPVRQKMVYAATRATLKKEFGGGHIKDEIFGTVEDDLCFQGYLRHMSSCSSPAPISLAEQELQQVKVTEDKVVRDDRRRIGTPTARARVPMEFGLDKRAQTLQGLAFPLQEEAKRALQQLKQKRINYIQLKLDVERETIELVHTTPTETQELPCRIPKDSPRYHFFIFKHSYQGQLQEALVFIYSMPGYTCSIKERMLYSSCKNRLLDEVERDYQLEVTKKMEIDSGDGLTEEFLYEEVHPMDHTLKQAFSKPRGSGGKRGNKHSIKGGGENGEES; from the exons ATGAAAAACATCGTTGCAGACATGAAGCTCACTGATGGCGTGTTGCGAAGTTTTAGGGTTGCCAGAACATATCGTAAAAATTTAAGTAAAGTCAACTGTGTAGATTTTAGCCAGAATGGCGAAAATGCAGTAACAAGCAGCGAGGACGACTGCATCGTGCTGTATGACCTCCTGGAAGGAAA ACCTACGGGGACCCTCTTCAGCAAGAAGTATGGAGTAGATCTTATCCGTTATCCTCATGGAGACCTTGAGACCGTTGTCTACAGCTCTAATAAACTGGATG ATACCATACGATATTTGTCACTCACTGACAACAAGTACATCAGGTATTTCCCTGGTCACACTGCAAG TGTGACTGCTCTCTCCATGTCACCAGTagatgcaacatttttatcaagCTCCTTTGATATGACTGTTCGGTTTTGGGACTTGCGCTCTCAAAACTGCCAA GGTCTGACCAGTACACAGGGTAAACCCATCTGTTCCTTTGACCCTGAAGGACTGATATTTGCTGCTGGAGTGGAGTCAAATGCTGTTGACCTGTACGACCTTCGTGCTTATGATAAg GGTCCATTTGCCCACTTTGAGACAAAATTTACTCGTGTTTGTGACTGGACCAGAATCACATTCAGCAACGATGGGAAACAGATTCTCATTTCCACCAATGGAGGGGAGATTCGGGTTCTGAGCGCTTTCAGTGGCGCCGTTCTTCACACTTTTTCT GGCTATAACAATAGTAAAAGGTTGTCCCTGGAGGCGTGCTTCACTCCCGACTCGCAGTTTGTCATGATCG GCTCAGAGGATGGGAGAGTCCATGTCTGGAGCACCGAGAATGGGATGAAGGTGGCTGTGCTGGATGGCAAACATCCAGGACCTATCAGCAGTCTTCAGTTTAACCCCAGATACATGACATTTGTCAGTGCGTGTACCTCCACG TTGGTGCTGGACTGGTACAGagaaccagagcagagctgggaCAAGGATTACGATGcgttcctgcttcctctgctcacACCTCAGGAACCCTGCTACATCCTCTACCGCCTGGACTCCAAAAACCCTCAGGGATACGAGTGGATCTTCCTCGCCTGGTCACCTGACCAGTCACCT GTGAGGCAGAAAATGGTGTATGCAGCCACTCGAGCCACACTGAAGAAAGAGTTCGGAGGAGGTCACATTAAAGATGAAATTTTTGGAACTGTGGAG GATGACCTTTGCTTTCAAGGATACCTGCGACACATGTCGTCCTGCTCCTCCCCAGCTCCGATCTCACTGGCCGAACAGGAACTGCAACAGGTTAAAGTGACAGAG GATAAAGTTGTGCGG GACGACCGTAGACGAATCGGGACCCCGACGGCACGAGCGCGG GTCCCCATGGAGTTTGGCTTGGACAAGCGTGCACAGACTCTCCAAGGTCTTGCATTCCCACTGCAAGAAGAGGCCAAACGAGCTCTGCAGCAACTCAAACAGAAACGCATCAACTACATACAGCTG AAGCTGGACGTAGAGAGAGAGACCATTGAACTGGTTCACACCACACCTACAGAGACGCAGGAACTTCCCTGTAGGATTCCCAAAGATTCTCCCAGATACCACTTCTTCATCTTCAAACATTCCTACCAGGGCCAGCTGCAGGAGGCACTGG TGTTCATTTATTCGATGCCCGGTTACACCTGTAGCATTAAAGAGCGGATGCTGTACAGCAGCTGCAAGAACAGGTTACTGGATGAGGTGGAGAGAGACTACCAGCTAGAGGTCACCAAAAAG ATGGAGATAGACAGTGGCGACGGCCTGACAGAGGAATTCCTGTACGAGGAGGTCCACCCAATGGACCACACCTTAAAGCAGGCCTTCTCCAAGCCCCGTGGATCAGGAGGGAAGAGGGGCAACAAACACAGCATCAAGGGTGGTggagagaatggagaggagagttAG
- the LOC101076147 gene encoding transforming protein RhoA, whose amino-acid sequence MAAIRKKLVIVGDGACGKTCLLIVFSKDQFPEVYVPTVFENYVADIEVDSKQVELALWDTAGQEDYDRLRPLSYPDTDVILMCFSIDSPDSLENIPEKWTPEVKHFCPNVPIILVGNKKDLRNDEHTRRELAKMKQEPVKPEDGRDMANRISAFGYMECSAKTKDGVREVFEMATRAALQARRGKKSSKCAVL is encoded by the exons ATGGCCGCGATCAGGAAAAAGCTGGTCATAGTGGGAGACGGAGCCTGCGGGAAGACCTGCCTGCTGATCGTGTTCAGCAAGGACCAGTTCCCAGAGGTCTACGTCCCCACGGTGTTCGAGAACTACGTCGCAGACATTGAAGTCGACAGCAAGCAG GTGGAGCTGGCTCTCTGGGATACAGCAGGACAAGAGGACTACGACAGACTGCGCCCACTGTCTTATCCTGACACCGATGTCATCCTCATGTGCTTCTCCATTGACAGCCCCGACAGTCTCG AGAACATTCCTGAGAAGTGGACTCCTGAGGTCAAACACTTCTGTCCCAATGTTCCCATCATCCTGGTGGGGAACAAAAAGGACCTGCGTAACGACGAGCACACCCGGAGGGAGCTTGCAAAAATGAAGCAG gaacCAGTGAAACCAGAGGATGGGCGGGACATGGCGAACCGGATCAGTGCCTTTGGATACATGGAGTGCTCTGCAAAGACGAAGGACGGTGTGAGAGAAGTGTTCGAGATGGCGACCAGGGCTGCACTACAGGCCAGACGAGGGAAGAAGAGCAGTAAATGTGCCGTACTGTAA
- the LOC105417822 gene encoding twinfilin-2 isoform X1 has translation MSHQTGINATPQLKDFLTQVKGGDVRIVKIIIKNEELVLDWYREPEQSWDKDYDAFLLPLLTPQEPCYILYRLDSKNPQGYEWIFLAWSPDQSPVRQKMVYAATRATLKKEFGGGHIKDEIFGTVEDDLCFQGYLRHMSSCSSPAPISLAEQELQQVKVTEDKVVRDDRRRIGTPTARARVPMEFGLDKRAQTLQGLAFPLQEEAKRALQQLKQKRINYIQLKLDVERETIELVHTTPTETQELPCRIPKDSPRYHFFIFKHSYQGQLQEALVFIYSMPGYTCSIKERMLYSSCKNRLLDEVERDYQLEVTKKMEIDSGDGLTEEFLYEEVHPMDHTLKQAFSKPRGSGGKRGNKHSIKGGGENGEES, from the exons ATGTCCCACCAAACTGGAATAAATG CAACACCTCAACTCAAAGACTTCCTAACTCAGGTGAAGGGAGGTGACGTTAGGATAGTGAAGATCATCATCAAGAACG AGGAGTTGGTGCTGGACTGGTACAGagaaccagagcagagctgggaCAAGGATTACGATGcgttcctgcttcctctgctcacACCTCAGGAACCCTGCTACATCCTCTACCGCCTGGACTCCAAAAACCCTCAGGGATACGAGTGGATCTTCCTCGCCTGGTCACCTGACCAGTCACCT GTGAGGCAGAAAATGGTGTATGCAGCCACTCGAGCCACACTGAAGAAAGAGTTCGGAGGAGGTCACATTAAAGATGAAATTTTTGGAACTGTGGAG GATGACCTTTGCTTTCAAGGATACCTGCGACACATGTCGTCCTGCTCCTCCCCAGCTCCGATCTCACTGGCCGAACAGGAACTGCAACAGGTTAAAGTGACAGAG GATAAAGTTGTGCGG GACGACCGTAGACGAATCGGGACCCCGACGGCACGAGCGCGG GTCCCCATGGAGTTTGGCTTGGACAAGCGTGCACAGACTCTCCAAGGTCTTGCATTCCCACTGCAAGAAGAGGCCAAACGAGCTCTGCAGCAACTCAAACAGAAACGCATCAACTACATACAGCTG AAGCTGGACGTAGAGAGAGAGACCATTGAACTGGTTCACACCACACCTACAGAGACGCAGGAACTTCCCTGTAGGATTCCCAAAGATTCTCCCAGATACCACTTCTTCATCTTCAAACATTCCTACCAGGGCCAGCTGCAGGAGGCACTGG TGTTCATTTATTCGATGCCCGGTTACACCTGTAGCATTAAAGAGCGGATGCTGTACAGCAGCTGCAAGAACAGGTTACTGGATGAGGTGGAGAGAGACTACCAGCTAGAGGTCACCAAAAAG ATGGAGATAGACAGTGGCGACGGCCTGACAGAGGAATTCCTGTACGAGGAGGTCCACCCAATGGACCACACCTTAAAGCAGGCCTTCTCCAAGCCCCGTGGATCAGGAGGGAAGAGGGGCAACAAACACAGCATCAAGGGTGGTggagagaatggagaggagagttAG
- the LOC101069088 gene encoding mitochondrial RNA pseudouridine synthase rpusd4-like translates to MNPCGRTACNFNDWRQRVTTVFSRTATRGKCRRCPWAQSCQKRSQTTDAKHDPVSEKSRLSALDLAQKIRDSATKKATQPPLSTQQKRVLDIKRFSTQLQNVHPNVLAKHLHRSVLYQDNDVVVINKPYGVPVRDDTGVTSISSVLPVLSKMMTGNKIKSDFNLLPCLRLEKEASGALLLAKRAEVVERLLDLQRNHQVEMTYWVITVGVPVPSVGIIDIPIIEREVTGPQPHYKMALSPLFKMNDSGDGLTKIRAHRQAHPAVTKYKVLDSSSGCSLVELQPCTGVKHQMRVHMAFGLTCPILGDHKYSHWNKLAPQKLPERVLKKLGLEQSKSRHLPLHLFARRLTLPGVNQANVSVSCPAPKYFTQTSNLLQLMLPFKEERH, encoded by the exons ATGAACCCCTGTGGAAGAACTGCGTGTAATTTTAACGACTGGAGACAAAGAGTGACCACCGTCTTCTCTCGCACTGCAACACGAGGAAAGTGTCGACGGTGTCCGTGGGCACAATCGTGCCAAAAACGTAGCCAGACTACCGACGCCAAACATGATCCAGTGTCAGAGAAATCCCGGTTGAGCGCGCTCGACCTGGCTCAGAAGATACGAGACAGTGCGACAAAAAAGGCGACACAACCTCCTTTATCAACCCAGCAGAAGAGGGTACTGGATATCAAACGATTCAGTACGCAGCTTCAAAACGTCCACCCCAACGTGCTGGCCAAGCACCTCCACAGAAGCGTGTTGTACCAGGACAACGACGTGGTTGTCATCAACAAACCTTATGGAGTTCCTGTCCGAG ATGACACCGGGGTCACATCCATCAGCTCTGTGCTTCCTGTTCTCTCCAAAATGATGACTGGGAATAAGATCAAGTCTGATTTTAATCTACTGCCCTGTCTAAGACTAGAGAAGGAAGCATCAGGTGCTCTCCTGCTGGCCAAGAGGGCAGAAGTAGTGGAACGTCTGCTCGACCTTCAAAGAAATCACCAAGTAGAGATGACATACTG GGTCATCACAGTTGGCGTACCTGTCCCATCTGTAGGAATTATTGACATTCCCATCATAGAGAGAGAGGTCACTGGCCCTCAGCCGCACTATAAG ATGGCTCTAAGTCCTCTTTTCAAAATGAATGACTCAGGTGACGGCTTGACCAAAATCCGTGCCCATCGGCAGGCACATCCCGCAGTCACCAAGTACAAAGTTTTggacagcagcagtggctgcAGTCTTGTCGAACTTCAGCCTTGTACTG GAGTGAAACATCAAATGAGGGTTCATATGGCATTTGGGCTGACATGCCCCATCCTGGGTGATCACAAATATTCCCACTGGAACAAACTGGCACCCCAG AAATTACCGGAACGCGTGCTGAAGAAGCTCGGACTGGAGCAGAGCAAGAGCCGCCATCTCCCGCTTCATCTGTTCGCGCGGCGGCTGACGCTGCCGGGAGTCAACCAGGCCAACGTCAGCGTTTCCTGTCCCGCGCCCAAATACTTCACACAAACGtccaacctgctgcagctgatgctgCCCTTTAAGGAGGAGCGGCACTAA
- the LOC101069316 gene encoding glutamine-rich protein 1 isoform X1, with product MNDQESGVVSFDEYVRQKARTVPQHKMKEFLESLAKGPEVLQEFSQQEVAVTPTSTSASMVYQQQGANCIYTDSTEVAGSLLELACPVQVTSTDISTHLSAQQEAEQQLQVQVQIEDQGQAGAQVLQVASTSQQDLQGISTVQFVQQEDLTEEQQQQIQAQLVAAVAGGQQIQLTNGQQIQLQGSQHIQLPGGQHIQLLGGQQIQLPGGQQIQIQTIEAASPSQQQDSLGEADRRLATVLQPAKKRKVDVPLAVSYAIQQGQQVATVLAIPQGQQQSYVSLQPDLLTVDSTQLYSTTGTITGPGGETWTIPVYSTPQQQGVTHITIPQETYSTLQVTTTNGKDKISPCSSSRAEDQHGTTGAQEEVVQTLFPAQFMNGNIHIPVAVQTVGGTYNTPQSVHIWDPNQQQALVEDEQGQQLHLQGHIEAKAQAEPPAEILVPDCLKPEEGLEVWCLWARRKNEELEQQGNTKLAPIGRRQPLRFQEDLVSSAVAELNLGLSLMTQEARGLDEQPFSSDVLYYVFLCIQKYLSENGRVDDIFADPYYVPFCESLHKILDGWKPGVSPMGHIIPSHVTEEMLWECKQLGAHSPATLLTTLMYFNTKYFRLTTPEQHLKVAFTKVLRHTRKNPTNAKDKTTSIRLLKGQHGAGQKGTDDMYDEQAEDLENPLRCPIKLYDYYLFKCPQSIKGRNDAYYMMPETVVAPNSPMWYSSQPLTSQQVEQMLSRIIAVREIQEIIHSGPVN from the exons ATGAATGACCAGGAGAGCGGGGTGGTGTCTTTTGATGAGTATGTGCGGCAAAAGGCGCGCACTGTACCTCAGCACAAGATGAAGGAGTTCCTGGAGTCCCTGGCCAAAGGCCCCGAGGTGCTGCAGGAGTTCAGTCAGCAGGAAGTAGCGGTCACTCCCACTTCTACCAGTGCGTCCATGGTGTACCAGCAGCAAGGTGCAAACTGCATCTACACTGACAGCACTGAAGTGGCCGGCTCCCTCCTTGAGTTGGCTTGTCCC GTACAGGTGACCTCCACTGACATTTCAACACATCTGTCTGCACAGCAGGAGGCCGAACAGCAGCTTCAAGTGCAG GTTCAGATTGAGGACCAAGGTCAAGCAGGTGCACAAGTTCTTCAGGTAGCCTCAACTTCTCAGCAGGACTTGCAGGGAATTTCAACAGTCCAGTTTGTCCAGCAGGAAGATCtcactgaagagcagcagcagcag ATCCAGGCGCAGTTGGTTGCGGCTGTAGCTGGCGGGCAACAAATCCAGTTGACAAATGGCCAACAAATCCAGTTACAAGGGTCGCAGCACATTCAGCTGCCAGGGGGCCAGCACATTCAGCTGCTGGGTGGACAGCAGATCCAGTTACCAGGGGGGCAGCAGATCCAAATCCAAACCATAGAGGCCGCATCTCCTTCACAGCAGCAAGACTCTCTCGGGGAGGCAGACAGGAGATTGGCTACTGTCCTCCAACCTGCCAAGAAACGCAAAGTGGACGTCCCGCTGGCTGTGTCATATGCCATTCAACAGGGCCAGCAGGTGGCCACAGTTCTAGCCATTCCCCAAGGCCAGCAGCAGAGTTATGTGTCCCTGCAGCCAGATTTGCTCACCGTGGACAGCACTCAGTTGTACAGCACTACAGGCACGATCACAGGTCCCGGCGGCGAAACATGGACCATCCCCGTGTACTCCACGCCACAGCAGCAGGGTGTAACGCACATCACTATACCACAGGAGACCTACAGCACGTTGCAGGTTACCACCACCAACGGCAAAGACAAAATAtccccctgctcctcttcaAGAGCTGAAGATCAGCATGGGACCACGGGGGCGCAGGAAGAGGTAGTTCAGACCCTGTTCCCGGCACAGTTCATGAACGGGAATATCCACATCCCAGTGGCAGTGCAGACTGTTGGAGGGACTTACAACACTCCACAATCTGTGCACATATGGGACCCGAATCAGCAGCAAGCCTTGGTGGAGGACGAGCAGGGGCAGCAACTCCACCTGCAG GGCCACATAGAGGCGAAGGCTCAAGCTGAACCACCTGCAGAAATCCTGGTTCCTGACTGTTTGAAGCCAGAGGAAGGCCTGGAGGTCTGGTGCTTGTGGGCCAGGAGAAAAAACGAGGAGCTGGAACAGCAGGGGAATACCAAGCTGGCTCCTATAGGAC GCCGTCAGCCCCTGCGTTTTCAAGAAGACTTGGTGTCCAGCGCCGTGGCGGAGCTGAACCTGGGTCTCTCCCTGATGACGCAGGAGGCACGGGGCTTAGATGAGCAGCCGTTTTCGTCAGACGTGCTCTATTATGTTTTCTTGTGTATACAAAAG TATCTCAGCGAAAATGGACGTGTGGACGACATCTTCGCTGATCCTTATTACGTTCCGTTCTGTGAGTCCTTACACAAGATTCTAGACGGGTGGAAGCCCGGCGTCAGCCCAATGG GGCACATAATTCCCAGTCACGTGACAGAGGAGATGCTGTGGGAGTGTAAACAGCTGGGTGCTCATTCTCCAGCCACGTTGCTCACCACCCTCATGTACTTCAATACAAA ATATTTCCGGTTGACGACCCCCGAGCAACACCTGAAAGTAGCTTTCACCAAGGTCCTGAGGCACACAAGGAAGAACCCCACTAATGCCAAGGACAAAACCACCAGCATCCGCCTCCTCAAAGGTCAACATGGCGCAGGACAGAAAG GAACGGATGACATGTATGATGAGCAGGCAGAAGATCTGGAAAATCCTCTTCGCTGCCCGATTAAACTTTATGACTATTATCTCTTTAAATG CCCTCAAAGCATCAAGGGACGCAACGATGCTTACTACATGATGCCAGAGACTGTGGTGGCGCCCAACAGCCCCATGTGGTACTCGTCTCAGCCTCTCACAAGTcagcaggtggagcagatgCTCTCTCGCATCATCGCGGTGCGAGAGATCCAGGAGATCATCCACTCTGGTCCAGTAAACTAG
- the socs8 gene encoding suppressor of cytokine signaling 8, which yields MVARAMSLFRQEKDKGSCCPPAPPAAWGPSEDYRSITATFRYLETSGWYWGPTSVSDAQEALLRKSEGTFLMRDSNHPKHMLTLSVKTCCGPTSVRIEYSRGSFWLDSIAAGQLRTQTFPDVVSLVQHYMTLGHVPQSHTHSDMYQRAKPDPSGDAARGCDVPLKLMFPLHKPGGFPSLRHLTRLAINRHASCPDQLPLPKLLLRYLQDYPFHI from the exons ATGGTTGCCCGGGCGATGTCACTGTTCCGCCAGGAGAAGGACAAAGGGTCGTGCTGCCCTCCCGCCCCTCCCGCAGCCTGGGGCCCATCAGAGGACTACCGCAGCATCACCGCCACCTTCCGGTATCTGGAAACCTCAG GCTGGTATTGGGGTCCCACGTCTGTGAGTGATGCTCAGGAAGCTCTCCTGAGGAAATCTGAGGGGACGTTCCTCATGAGGGACAGCAATCACCCCAAACACATGCTGACCCTGTCAGTGAAGACGTGCTGCGGCCCCACCAGCGTGCGTATTGAGTACAGCAGGGGCTCCTTCTGGCTGGACTCCATCGCTGCCGGGCAACTGCGCACGCAGACCTTCCCAGACGTCGTCAGCCTCGTGCAACATTACATGACATTGGGCCACGTGCCccagagccacacacacagcgaCATGTACCAAAGGGCGAAGCCTGACCCGTCTGGGGACGCGGCTCGGGGCTGCGACGTGCCCCTGAAGCTGATGTTCCCCCTGCACAAACCAGGGGGGTTCCCCTCTTTAAGGCACCTGACGCGCCTCGCCATCAACAGACACGCCAGCTGCCCCGACCAGCTGCCGCTCCCAAAGCTCCTGCTGCGCTACCTGCAGGACTACCCGTTTCATATATGA